The sequence GCTCAGCCTGGGCCGGGTTAGTCTCGTGTCTCCGGCAACCTACGTCTGGGCCGTTGGGGCATTTCTTCTGGTACGCTATTACAAAATCAATTTACTGTGGATATTCCTCATCGGAATTGCTGCAGCTCTGGGGCTTTATTTTTGTGGATTTTCATTGGGATAATTCATAAATTTATGGAGTTTTAAAACAATCGCTTCATTTGATTGATCGAGGTAACTATGTCTCATCAGCATGCTCATCACGAGACAAGCACGGGCACCCGACTGTTCGCGACAATGGTCTTGAACCTTTTAATTACGGCTGTAGAAATTGTGGGCGGCCTCCTGACCGGAAGCCTGTCCCTGATATCCGATGCCCTGCACAATTTCAGTGACGCCATTTCCATCATTATCAGTTATCTGGCCTTAAGACTAAAAAAACGGAAGTACACTTACCACCACACATTCGGATTCAAACGGGCAGAAATTTTTGCGGCACTCATTAATTCAACCGTTCTTTTGATTATTTCCGTCTACCTTTTTTATGAAGCCATCAGCCGTCTGTTTCATCCGGTATCGGTTCAGGGGGGAGCAATGGCTCTGGTGGCTCTGGTCGGCTTAACAGCGAATGTACTGGGCGTGCTGCTGCTCAAAAGGGATTCTGTCCACAGTTTGAATATTAAATCAGCCTATCTGCACCTTTTTGCGGATGCCCTGTCATCCATTGCTGTGGTTCTGGGGGGTGTAGCGATCTATTTTTGGAATGTCACCTGGATCGATCCGGTGCTCACGCTTCTCATCGGCATGTACATCCTCATTGAAAGCTACAAAGTTCTCATCGAAGCCATTCATGTTCTGATGGAAGGAACACCGCCGGATATCTCCATCCAGGAAGTGGCTCAAACGGTGGAACGTTTCCCGGAAGTAAAGGATATTCACCATATTCACATCTGGTACGTCGGCGAAAACGACATTCATATGGAAGCACACATCAATGTTGAAGACATGCCGGTCAGCCAGACCGACGAGCTGCGTGCCCGGATTGAATCCAGACTTCATCGGGATTTTGGCATTCACCATTTTACCCTTCAATTTGAATGCGATGTGTGCAAGAAGAAATATCTGGTTCAACCCGCCGAAACACAGTGGCTCGAGAAATAAGTGGAACCAGATTCAGGAAACAGCCCAAAAATACCAGGTCATCTATTTTTTTCTTGACATTGCCTGATTTTTTATGTATCTTTAACATCAATTTTAAGAAAAATATTCAGGCGTGATATGAAACATCATTATTTAGCGAAACACCAACAATCTTTTTCATTCTTTGTTACAATTTCCCCAATTGTAACCGCAGGAGATCCTTGCCCGTTTTTTCTGCCCCGCCGCTTCAGGCGGAACTAATCTTTTTTTAAAAAAATCCTTTTTTATTCTCATCATTCTTTAATTCTCTATTTATTGTAATTAATTGTGTTTTAATTATTTAAAGGAGACACTTATTATGGATTCTTCTATCAAAAAAGTGGTTCTGGCCTATTCTGGCGGATTGGACACGTCAATCATAATTCCCTGGTTAAAGGAAAATTACGGCTGCGAGGTCATTGCCGTGACGGGTTACCTGGGACAGGATGACGAAATGGACGGGCTGGAGGAAAAGGCAATTGCCACGGGAGCCAGCAAAATCTACATTGAAGATTTGCGCAAGGAGTTTGTGGAGAATTACATCTTCCCCACCCTGAAAGCGGGTGCCGTTTACGAGGGGAAATATCTGCTGGGCACCTCTTTTGCGCGTCCTCTTCTGGCCAAGCGCCAGGTGGAAATTGCCGAAGCCGAGGGGGCCGATGCTCTGGCTCACGGCTG comes from Calditrichota bacterium and encodes:
- a CDS encoding cation transporter gives rise to the protein MSHQHAHHETSTGTRLFATMVLNLLITAVEIVGGLLTGSLSLISDALHNFSDAISIIISYLALRLKKRKYTYHHTFGFKRAEIFAALINSTVLLIISVYLFYEAISRLFHPVSVQGGAMALVALVGLTANVLGVLLLKRDSVHSLNIKSAYLHLFADALSSIAVVLGGVAIYFWNVTWIDPVLTLLIGMYILIESYKVLIEAIHVLMEGTPPDISIQEVAQTVERFPEVKDIHHIHIWYVGENDIHMEAHINVEDMPVSQTDELRARIESRLHRDFGIHHFTLQFECDVCKKKYLVQPAETQWLEK